The following proteins come from a genomic window of Streptomyces sp. NBC_01716:
- a CDS encoding MoaF-related domain-containing protein, which translates to MTKQLTGHSYHFDLGDLKVRFTFDSLTQGSFVVEHGAGLAADGHAETVALNLHEIREGVYLNSWTEASGATVTHLEDFENGTLHSNVTVDGKLHHFTGTIKEA; encoded by the coding sequence ATGACCAAACAACTAACGGGCCACAGCTACCACTTCGACCTCGGCGATCTGAAGGTGCGGTTCACCTTCGATTCGCTGACCCAGGGCAGCTTCGTCGTGGAGCACGGCGCGGGGCTCGCCGCCGACGGTCACGCCGAAACGGTGGCCCTGAACCTGCACGAGATCCGTGAAGGCGTCTATCTGAACTCCTGGACCGAGGCGAGCGGGGCCACGGTGACCCACCTGGAGGACTTCGAGAACGGGACGTTGCACTCCAACGTGACCGTCGACGGCAAGCTCCACCACTTCACCGGAACGATCAAGGAGGCCTGA
- a CDS encoding MarR family winged helix-turn-helix transcriptional regulator — protein MTTRRDDDLDRATLWHDLVLAAHLLEVALERQSQRDGNISHGHFKLLVLLSAAENQTMGLKALAGELRFSPSRVSHTLTVLERQGLVIRGRVPEGRRAYEATLTSQGRLLVVRVLRAQRAEIRDVLFDNLGASDTAALGRIGARVVEVLDQADA, from the coding sequence GTGACGACGCGACGTGACGACGACCTCGACCGAGCAACGCTGTGGCATGACCTGGTGCTTGCGGCCCATCTCCTCGAAGTCGCGCTGGAACGGCAATCCCAGCGCGACGGGAATATCTCGCACGGTCATTTCAAACTGCTGGTTCTTCTCAGCGCCGCGGAGAATCAGACGATGGGCCTCAAAGCGCTCGCCGGCGAGTTGCGCTTCTCGCCCAGCCGCGTCAGCCACACGCTCACAGTCCTGGAACGCCAGGGTCTGGTCATCCGCGGACGTGTACCGGAGGGACGACGTGCCTACGAGGCCACCCTGACCTCACAAGGTCGGCTGCTCGTTGTACGGGTGCTACGCGCGCAGCGCGCAGAAATTCGAGACGTCCTTTTCGACAACCTGGGCGCTTCCGACACCGCCGCCCTCGGCAGGATCGGCGCGCGTGTTGTTGAAGTGCTCGACCAGGCAGACGCCTGA
- a CDS encoding PLP-dependent aminotransferase family protein, producing the protein MVELSIAQLHPSLDDPVLLSMNLLNDIASDHPQAVSFAAGRPYEEFFRVEQLSGYLATFVTHLTEVVGLTDEEARRTLFQYGRTKGVIHDLVARYLEIDEGITVDPEAVVVTVGSQEAMFLTLRALRASPQDVVLAVTPTYFGLTGAARLLDMPVLGVGDGDGGLDLADLKRQVAAARARGQRPRALYLVPDFANPTGVSLGLATRTALLDLAADLDLLIIEDNPYGLFQADPATRPPTLKALDTRHQVVHVGSFAKTGLPGARVGFVVADQPVIRDGRPAGTLADQLSLIKSNVTLNTSPVAQAVIGGKLLRHGCSMLAANKREIEVYRANLRHVLAGLAARFAAGGPVTWNTPAGGFFVVLTVPFAVDDRSLRRSARDHGVIWTPMHHFHTGMASSHQIRLSFSLLDDASIDEGLDRLTAFVTAEAQGLSGHSA; encoded by the coding sequence GTGGTCGAATTATCCATCGCACAACTCCATCCCTCGCTGGACGATCCCGTCCTGCTCTCCATGAATCTGCTGAACGACATCGCCTCGGACCACCCGCAGGCGGTGTCCTTCGCCGCCGGCCGGCCCTACGAGGAGTTCTTCAGGGTCGAGCAACTCTCCGGCTATCTGGCCACCTTCGTCACACACCTCACCGAGGTGGTGGGGCTGACGGACGAGGAAGCCCGCAGAACCCTGTTCCAGTACGGACGGACGAAGGGCGTCATCCACGACCTGGTCGCCCGCTACCTTGAGATCGATGAGGGCATCACCGTCGACCCCGAAGCGGTCGTGGTGACCGTCGGCAGCCAGGAGGCGATGTTCCTGACGCTACGGGCCCTGCGCGCCTCCCCGCAGGACGTCGTCCTCGCCGTCACGCCCACCTACTTCGGACTGACGGGCGCCGCACGCCTGTTGGACATGCCCGTGCTGGGTGTCGGGGACGGAGACGGCGGCCTCGACCTCGCCGACCTCAAGCGTCAGGTGGCGGCGGCCCGCGCCCGCGGACAACGGCCGCGCGCCCTCTACCTCGTGCCCGACTTCGCCAACCCCACCGGGGTGAGCCTGGGCCTGGCCACCCGGACCGCCCTGCTCGACCTGGCGGCCGATCTCGATCTGCTGATCATCGAGGACAACCCTTACGGCCTCTTCCAAGCCGACCCCGCCACCCGGCCGCCGACCCTCAAGGCGCTCGACACACGGCACCAGGTCGTACACGTCGGCTCCTTCGCCAAGACCGGCCTGCCCGGCGCCCGCGTCGGCTTCGTCGTGGCCGACCAGCCCGTCATCAGGGACGGCCGCCCGGCGGGCACGCTCGCGGACCAGCTGTCGCTGATCAAGAGCAACGTCACTCTCAACACCTCACCCGTCGCCCAGGCTGTCATCGGCGGCAAGCTTCTGCGCCACGGGTGCAGCATGCTCGCCGCGAACAAGCGTGAGATCGAGGTCTACCGCGCCAACCTGCGGCACGTACTGGCCGGCCTCGCCGCGCGCTTCGCCGCCGGCGGCCCGGTGACGTGGAACACCCCGGCCGGCGGGTTCTTTGTCGTCCTGACGGTGCCGTTCGCCGTGGACGACCGTTCGCTGCGCCGATCGGCGCGCGACCACGGGGTCATCTGGACCCCCATGCACCATTTCCACACCGGCATGGCTTCCTCACACCAGATTCGACTGTCCTTCAGCCTGCTCGACGACGCGTCGATCGACGAGGGACTCGACCGGCTGACCGCGTTCGTGACAGCCGAGGCCCAGGGCCTGTCCGGTCATTCCGCCTGA
- a CDS encoding Dabb family protein — protein sequence MIRHIVLFKFKPGFDWQDPAALAAERSSRLVGERVPGLLHWQVGRNTSDRPIAYDFAAIGLLPDQDTLRGYQDHPFHQESAALWRAISTWVVADIEE from the coding sequence ATGATCAGACATATTGTGCTGTTCAAATTCAAGCCAGGCTTCGACTGGCAGGATCCCGCGGCCCTAGCGGCCGAGCGGTCCTCGCGGCTCGTCGGCGAGCGGGTGCCCGGTCTCCTGCACTGGCAGGTGGGCCGCAACACCTCCGACCGTCCGATCGCCTACGACTTCGCCGCGATTGGTCTGCTGCCCGACCAGGACACCCTGCGCGGCTACCAGGACCACCCCTTCCACCAGGAATCCGCGGCGCTGTGGCGTGCCATCAGCACCTGGGTCGTCGCCGACATCGAGGAGTGA
- a CDS encoding hydrolase: MSTQNKAGLNALLTPEESIVVLIDHQAFQVANLHSHEPTMVINNAVGLAKAAKAFDVPTILTTVLEERGGLLLQGLQDVFPEQKPINRTFVNTWQDERVVDAVKATGRKKLIIAGLWTEVCVAMPAIQAAGEGFDVFVVTDASGGASKEAHDMAVRRMIQAGVTPITWLAVMSEWQRDWAREKTVPGIVEVMAQHGGASGVAYAWETQLLATPTGTEA, from the coding sequence ATGAGCACTCAGAACAAGGCCGGACTCAACGCGCTGCTGACGCCCGAGGAGAGCATTGTCGTCCTGATCGACCACCAGGCGTTCCAGGTCGCCAACCTGCACAGCCACGAACCGACGATGGTCATCAACAACGCCGTCGGGCTCGCCAAGGCCGCCAAGGCGTTCGACGTCCCGACCATTCTGACGACCGTTCTGGAGGAGCGCGGTGGCCTTCTTCTCCAGGGTCTGCAGGATGTGTTCCCGGAGCAGAAGCCGATCAACAGGACCTTCGTCAACACCTGGCAGGACGAGCGCGTCGTGGATGCCGTCAAGGCGACAGGACGCAAGAAGCTGATCATCGCCGGGCTCTGGACGGAGGTCTGTGTGGCCATGCCGGCGATACAGGCGGCGGGCGAGGGCTTCGACGTCTTCGTCGTCACCGACGCGTCGGGCGGTGCCTCGAAGGAGGCCCACGACATGGCGGTGCGGCGCATGATCCAGGCGGGCGTGACCCCGATCACCTGGCTTGCCGTGATGTCCGAGTGGCAGCGCGACTGGGCCCGTGAGAAGACCGTACCGGGCATCGTCGAGGTCATGGCGCAGCACGGCGGTGCCAGCGGTGTGGCCTACGCCTGGGAGACGCAGCTCCTGGCCACGCCCACCGGAACCGAGGCCTGA
- a CDS encoding amino acid ABC transporter substrate-binding protein — MWPTPGRRSSWPRPPEPRPDIATAPAPIRIGYCLSLTGSLADNSRSARLAHEIWRADVNARGGLLGRPVEFVRYDDQGDADLVPGIYERLIDEDKVDLVIGGYGTNTLLPAMPLVMERERFFVGLMGLGVNNAFLYPNYFAMIPTGPDPNAALTEGFFELAAEQNPRPETVALVSADAEFSRNPILGAKANAEKYGIKVVHEATYPLSTQNFAPVVDAVAESGSDLLFLCSYLADSVGLARTIRSHHYRPKMVGGAMIGPQNTAVRTKLGPSLNGFVNYEYWAPVPKMMFPGVRELLSTYQERAGEAGVDLLGHYMVPLAYAQMQVVAQAVEATGGFDDASLSAYAREKTFPTVMGDVRFGVKGEWSEPRVLQVQFQGITGHDVGQFRNGSRQIVVSPPESSSGELIFPYAEALTDE, encoded by the coding sequence GTGTGGCCTACGCCTGGGAGACGCAGCTCCTGGCCACGCCCACCGGAACCGAGGCCTGACATCGCGACCGCGCCGGCTCCCATCCGTATCGGGTACTGCCTGTCGCTGACCGGTTCCCTCGCGGACAACAGCCGGTCGGCCCGTCTCGCCCATGAGATCTGGCGCGCGGACGTCAACGCTCGCGGTGGACTGCTGGGCCGTCCTGTCGAGTTCGTCCGCTACGACGACCAAGGGGACGCCGACCTTGTCCCCGGGATCTACGAGCGGCTGATCGACGAGGACAAGGTGGATCTCGTCATCGGTGGTTACGGCACCAACACCCTGCTGCCGGCGATGCCGTTGGTGATGGAGCGGGAGCGCTTCTTCGTCGGGCTCATGGGTCTCGGCGTCAACAACGCGTTCCTCTATCCGAACTACTTCGCCATGATCCCCACCGGGCCGGATCCGAATGCCGCACTCACCGAAGGGTTCTTCGAACTCGCGGCGGAGCAGAATCCCCGGCCGGAAACCGTGGCGCTCGTCTCCGCCGACGCCGAGTTCTCGCGCAATCCCATTCTCGGCGCCAAGGCCAATGCGGAGAAGTACGGCATCAAGGTGGTCCACGAGGCCACCTACCCGCTGTCGACCCAGAATTTCGCGCCCGTTGTCGACGCGGTCGCCGAAAGCGGCAGCGATCTGTTGTTCCTCTGTTCCTACCTGGCCGACTCGGTCGGCCTGGCACGAACCATCCGGTCGCACCACTACCGGCCGAAGATGGTCGGCGGTGCCATGATCGGCCCGCAGAACACCGCGGTGAGGACGAAGCTCGGCCCGTCGCTCAACGGTTTCGTGAACTACGAGTACTGGGCGCCGGTGCCCAAAATGATGTTCCCGGGCGTTCGGGAGCTGCTGAGCACCTACCAGGAACGGGCCGGCGAAGCCGGGGTCGACCTCCTGGGGCACTACATGGTGCCACTCGCCTACGCCCAGATGCAGGTGGTCGCCCAGGCCGTCGAAGCGACCGGCGGTTTCGACGACGCGAGCCTCTCGGCGTACGCACGGGAGAAGACCTTCCCGACCGTCATGGGCGATGTCAGGTTCGGGGTCAAGGGCGAGTGGTCGGAGCCGCGCGTCCTGCAGGTCCAGTTCCAGGGAATCACCGGCCACGACGTCGGTCAATTCCGGAACGGGTCACGGCAGATCGTCGTGTCACCGCCGGAATCGTCCTCCGGAGAGCTCATCTTCCCCTACGCGGAAGCTCTCACCGACGAGTGA